A genomic stretch from Deltaproteobacteria bacterium includes:
- a CDS encoding pilus assembly PilX N-terminal domain-containing protein, whose product MENLKGIIGRFRGGKDEKGFALVLTLIIMAAMTAIGMMAVTTSTTDLMIARNEKEGRTAFYLAEVGVYEAIARLSLPKTNARYVGESTTERADRVGGTKFTPSTTYPGSALSKPAKGSFTSAGISGGAVPSVGGVIPSGTYEVLVRYTIEHEDTWRKGDNLDDETVVFCRDFGFSGATTNCTTAFPVYTIISKGRTGGGTEAVISAHVVESFINMMPPGDTILFTEGEIGVQSATKITGKVGTQLGYEQGYAAYVSGCPCTDPNTCPATQCTNVSSGFPNWGYKKGDMNEYLGMDLDTIKNYADVYNMQTGNNTTTYNPTGIWGSLCSSSTTSDPNPHICDNDANKGKIVYIDNGAAGVGAAGLQAGSYGRGLLIVKGDLQIAGQFTWEGMIYVMGNLSVSGTATVFGTLMIEGNNTADNISKSMVKADVQVTGSLNVYGSRDVAASVGIGLGMPRTLRWTRL is encoded by the coding sequence ATGGAAAACCTTAAAGGCATAATAGGAAGGTTCAGGGGCGGCAAGGACGAAAAGGGCTTTGCCCTTGTGCTGACGCTTATCATAATGGCCGCGATGACCGCTATCGGCATGATGGCCGTCACCACCTCCACGACCGATTTGATGATAGCCAGGAACGAGAAGGAAGGCAGGACGGCGTTTTATCTTGCTGAGGTCGGGGTCTACGAGGCCATAGCGAGGCTTTCCCTTCCAAAGACCAATGCGCGCTACGTCGGCGAGAGTACCACTGAGAGGGCAGACCGTGTTGGCGGCACAAAGTTCACCCCGAGCACCACGTATCCGGGAAGCGCGCTTAGCAAGCCGGCAAAAGGTTCTTTCACATCGGCTGGCATAAGCGGCGGTGCTGTGCCTTCGGTCGGAGGCGTTATTCCTTCAGGCACCTACGAGGTTCTTGTCAGGTACACCATCGAGCACGAGGACACGTGGCGTAAGGGCGATAATCTCGATGACGAAACCGTGGTTTTCTGCCGCGACTTCGGCTTTTCCGGCGCTACCACCAACTGCACGACTGCTTTTCCGGTATATACCATAATATCAAAGGGCAGGACCGGAGGCGGCACCGAGGCCGTTATATCGGCGCACGTGGTTGAGTCCTTCATTAACATGATGCCCCCTGGCGATACCATTCTTTTTACAGAGGGTGAGATAGGCGTACAGAGCGCGACAAAGATTACCGGAAAGGTCGGCACTCAGCTTGGTTACGAACAGGGGTACGCGGCCTATGTCAGTGGATGTCCGTGCACGGACCCAAACACATGTCCGGCCACCCAGTGCACCAACGTGTCATCTGGTTTTCCTAACTGGGGCTATAAAAAGGGCGATATGAATGAATATCTCGGCATGGATCTCGATACCATCAAGAACTATGCCGATGTCTATAATATGCAGACAGGAAATAACACGACCACTTATAACCCCACCGGTATCTGGGGCAGTCTTTGCAGTTCATCCACCACGTCCGACCCCAATCCGCATATTTGCGACAACGATGCCAACAAAGGTAAGATTGTTTACATAGATAACGGTGCAGCCGGTGTCGGAGCAGCCGGTCTTCAGGCAGGCAGTTATGGAAGAGGGCTCTTGATAGTAAAGGGGGATTTGCAGATAGCCGGACAGTTTACCTGGGAAGGCATGATATACGTAATGGGCAACTTGAGTGTTTCGGGTACGGCGACCGTGTTCGGTACGCTTATGATAGAGGGCAACAACACTGCCGATAATATTTCCAAGTCAATGGTCAAGGCAGATGTACAGGTGACCGGAAGCCTAAACGTATACGGAAGCCGAGATGTTGCCGCGAGTGTCGGCATAGGGCTTGGAATGCCGAGAACGCTTCGTTGGACCAGGTTATAG
- a CDS encoding helix-turn-helix domain-containing protein: protein MKANNLKKIREGMLLSKSELARKAGVSPLTIDRIEKGYTCRVDTKRKIIQALGLKLSEKGRVFTD from the coding sequence ATGAAGGCGAATAATTTGAAGAAGATAAGGGAAGGGATGCTTCTTAGCAAGTCGGAGCTCGCGAGGAAGGCAGGAGTATCGCCGCTTACCATCGACAGAATAGAAAAAGGATATACCTGCCGCGTGGACACGAAGAGAAAGATAATACAGGCGCTTGGACTCAAACTTTCGGAAAAGGGCCGTGTTTTTACGGACTGA
- a CDS encoding pilus assembly protein PilM: MLGLPFFKKKDVVALDIGSSSIKLAELKQAKKGWELLKLGITYLPPEAIVDGSIIDSMTVKDAITELLKSQGIAATEAVSALTGHSVIIKRVSMPAMTEADLSEQIQWEAEQYIPFPMSDVNIDFQILGEDTEGSGQMDVMLVAVKKDVINDYVNVIREAGLNPVIMDVDSFAIENMMEIGYSFAPNENVAIVNIGASITTISVISGGKTIFTRSNPTGGNQFTEEIQRNMNVNFKEAEDIKTGKAEGSVPRAELPGVMERVSGGMAMDIRRSLDFFLAGNPGMVINKILLCGGGAMTIGLKEVIQEKAALPVETINPFSGINANPKKFNAEELEQMAPYFGVAIGLATRRLGDR; the protein is encoded by the coding sequence ATGCTGGGTCTTCCGTTTTTTAAAAAGAAGGATGTTGTCGCGCTCGACATAGGATCGAGCTCGATAAAGCTTGCCGAACTTAAGCAGGCCAAGAAGGGCTGGGAGCTTTTGAAGCTCGGTATAACTTATCTTCCGCCCGAGGCCATAGTCGACGGCTCCATAATAGACTCAATGACCGTTAAGGACGCAATCACAGAGCTTCTTAAGTCCCAGGGGATTGCCGCGACCGAGGCCGTCAGCGCGCTCACGGGACATTCGGTCATCATAAAGAGGGTAAGCATGCCTGCCATGACCGAGGCCGATTTATCCGAGCAGATACAGTGGGAAGCCGAGCAGTACATACCCTTCCCGATGAGCGACGTTAATATAGATTTCCAGATACTTGGCGAAGATACCGAGGGAAGCGGCCAGATGGACGTCATGCTCGTGGCAGTGAAGAAGGACGTTATTAACGATTACGTCAACGTCATAAGAGAGGCCGGACTTAACCCGGTCATCATGGACGTGGACTCTTTTGCCATAGAGAACATGATGGAGATAGGGTACTCGTTTGCCCCTAATGAGAACGTTGCGATAGTCAATATAGGCGCGAGTATCACCACCATAAGCGTCATATCCGGCGGCAAGACCATATTCACGAGGTCGAACCCCACAGGTGGCAATCAGTTTACCGAGGAAATACAAAGGAATATGAACGTGAACTTCAAAGAGGCCGAGGACATAAAGACCGGCAAGGCTGAGGGCAGCGTTCCGAGGGCGGAGCTTCCCGGAGTTATGGAGAGGGTTTCCGGCGGTATGGCCATGGATATCAGAAGGTCCCTTGACTTTTTCCTTGCCGGCAATCCCGGCATGGTAATCAACAAGATACTTCTTTGCGGCGGCGGTGCGATGACCATCGGACTTAAGGAAGTCATTCAGGAGAAGGCCGCACTGCCGGTCGAGACCATAAACCCGTTTAGCGGGATTAATGCCAATCCCAAGAAGTTCAATGCCGAAGAGCTTGAGCAGATGGCGCCGTATTTCGGCGTTGCCATAGGGCTTGCCACGAGGAGGCTTGGCGACAGATGA
- a CDS encoding PilN domain-containing protein has product MIRINLLPVRAAKKKESLMLHGMAAGAALILVIILSMGVYVFFRSKVSVLNGDIEKGNAELVALEAKTGELQNIIAEKNKVQGKLDVVDRLSKARSGPIDMYKLFSKTVPDYAWVINVTDKGSSVRIEGMAISEIVVSEFMRNLENTGVFAKVELFEAASKGGVIHKGSQQAFFNYVIDLYRK; this is encoded by the coding sequence ATGATAAGGATTAACCTTCTTCCCGTAAGGGCGGCTAAAAAGAAGGAATCTCTCATGCTGCACGGTATGGCTGCCGGGGCGGCGCTTATCCTTGTGATTATTCTAAGTATGGGCGTTTACGTGTTTTTCAGGTCAAAGGTCTCGGTTCTTAACGGTGATATAGAGAAGGGCAATGCCGAGCTGGTTGCGTTAGAGGCCAAGACAGGAGAACTTCAGAATATAATTGCGGAAAAGAACAAAGTACAGGGTAAGCTTGATGTGGTAGACAGGCTTTCCAAGGCCAGATCAGGCCCGATAGATATGTATAAGCTTTTCAGCAAGACTGTGCCGGATTACGCTTGGGTCATCAACGTAACAGACAAGGGTAGTTCTGTGCGGATAGAGGGTATGGCGATATCGGAGATAGTTGTTTCCGAGTTCATGAGGAATCTTGAGAACACCGGCGTTTTCGCGAAGGTGGAGCTTTTCGAGGCCGCCAGCAAGGGCGGTGTGATACATAAAGGCTCGCAGCAGGCGTTTTTCAATTATGTGATTGATCTTTACAGGAAATAG
- a CDS encoding type 4a pilus biogenesis protein PilO has protein sequence MGLEDKIKQLMKFDSVIRMPLKTKLGMLGGACAVVAGLIGYLLVYPTIVKKKELEVNLVELTAKVEEQRKIAADIPKFKKEKEELDMKLQLALKQLPNGKEIPQLLEKIGDAAVKSGLSIKLFRPQPEKSTPEGFYSEVPVSMQVEGSFEAMYAFCAKIAKFDRIVNVVGLTIKGDNSPKADIPMLKSDFTALTYRFVPESERPPETPAAGAKGAPAAPAKK, from the coding sequence ATGGGGTTAGAGGATAAAATCAAGCAGCTAATGAAGTTTGATAGTGTAATCAGAATGCCGCTTAAGACCAAGCTCGGCATGCTTGGCGGCGCGTGTGCTGTTGTTGCCGGCCTTATAGGGTATTTGCTTGTTTATCCCACCATTGTTAAGAAGAAGGAACTTGAGGTCAATCTCGTGGAATTGACCGCCAAAGTGGAGGAGCAAAGAAAGATAGCGGCCGATATCCCGAAGTTTAAAAAAGAAAAAGAAGAACTCGATATGAAGCTACAGCTTGCGCTCAAGCAGCTTCCCAACGGTAAGGAAATACCGCAGCTTCTCGAGAAGATTGGCGATGCGGCGGTAAAGTCCGGGCTTTCCATAAAGCTTTTCAGGCCGCAGCCGGAGAAGAGCACGCCGGAAGGTTTTTATTCCGAGGTTCCGGTCAGCATGCAGGTAGAGGGGTCTTTCGAGGCCATGTATGCGTTTTGCGCCAAGATAGCGAAGTTTGACAGGATAGTCAATGTCGTAGGACTTACGATAAAGGGCGACAACAGTCCCAAGGCCGACATACCGATGCTTAAATCGGATTTTACGGCGCTGACATATAGGTTTGTTCCGGAGAGCGAAAGGCCGCCGGAGACGCCGGCAGCCGGAGCAAAAGGCGCGCCTGCTGCTCCAGCAAAGAAATAG
- a CDS encoding pilus assembly protein PilP, translating to MDKTLKNIAMVAVLAALPFVVSGCPKNETDDDTTSLKKAEVKPVEEKKIEIVVEEDNTPPEAYVLKIRNPFRSPYAGKKSLDKEERDKVPLENYELSTLKIIAIVIGTGGRESIAMVRAEDNKTYTVRKKDRIGVRDGYIVKIHDNGIVVSEEDPVTGERVDVELLAAESEKGKGSELKK from the coding sequence ATGGATAAGACTTTAAAAAACATAGCGATGGTTGCGGTGCTGGCAGCGCTTCCCTTTGTAGTTTCCGGATGTCCGAAAAACGAGACGGACGACGATACTACGAGTTTAAAGAAGGCGGAGGTTAAGCCGGTAGAGGAAAAGAAGATAGAGATTGTGGTAGAGGAAGACAATACGCCTCCCGAGGCTTACGTCCTGAAGATACGCAATCCGTTCAGGAGCCCCTATGCCGGGAAAAAAAGTCTGGATAAGGAAGAGCGCGACAAGGTGCCGCTTGAGAACTACGAACTTTCGACATTAAAGATAATCGCTATAGTGATAGGTACCGGCGGCAGGGAATCTATTGCCATGGTCAGGGCCGAGGATAACAAGACCTACACTGTTAGGAAAAAGGACAGGATAGGTGTTAGAGATGGCTATATCGTTAAGATACACGATAATGGCATAGTTGTCTCCGAGGAAGACCCTGTGACCGGCGAGCGTGTAGACGTAGAGCTGCTTGCGGCGGAGAGTGAGAAGGGAAAGGGCAGTGAACTTAAAAAGTAG
- the pilQ gene encoding type IV pilus secretin PilQ has translation MIIDRIFQKMSMPVVALAALAVICGCAPKQTVKPDEGAAVPAAQEAGTTEADINESALSTGTKIVAVDVVGEDGATVLIEGDGDLPYTVIWLPDPPRAVVDIPGVSLDDISPSMEINNQYISSISASSYPSGTETIARIEIGLKPNMKHEVEDGEKSVMVTVVPSAEEDVVPVSTTGSVLKSEPEPEPDLPRVEKITKVESYAEGGVTFVSVTGNGTFAGTYKAFTLDGPPRLVVDVLSVGSDVKKKELAVKGGYVKNVRIGAHADKVRFVFDAVGKTMPAYNISEQGAALVFGFGDAAAIAALSERKSPVKTTGPEPKLEPLAKPEPELETVAEPKSAPKKPKGEVPSAVIAAETTVLEDYDEGKFNVRRVDVKKLKKRIMVNIEGTSKPEYKVRDSKDGLSLYIDFKKAYIPEDLRVTMDASELGTKLMSVSAYQHSTAPSNIVRVYIKFKEPVQYSIKETSRNLVLDFPLTVEDVVKEEEEIEAKKKYSGSKVHLNLSGAEIRDVLRLIAEVSQMNIIAADEVSGTITMRLENVPWDQAFDLILASKGLEKIQDGNIIRVVTVERARKEVEATQQAKASQEKIEDLLTEYIRISYDKASDLSGQVKELLSPRGTTTVHEGTNTLVVRDIASAIANVKDYIKRVDIPTPQVLIEARIIYAERSFTQEIGVKWNVTQQTPNPNAIPTPRITTTESVSVDATSGVGTTGQFAFALGKLIGANPLDLDITLLAAERNGTVKTISKPSVITLDNKEAKIEQGESIPFATTSAGGTETSFIDANLSLTVTPHITPDGGISMQIKASSNSIGSYRGGGGEPSINKKEASTEVLVRDGETTVIGGIVVTDSNSNSSGVPFFMHIPVIGWLFKNRLVTESQKELLIFITPTIVTNSQIN, from the coding sequence ATGATTATAGATAGGATATTCCAAAAGATGTCGATGCCTGTTGTGGCGCTTGCGGCGCTGGCCGTTATTTGCGGATGCGCCCCCAAGCAGACGGTCAAGCCCGATGAAGGCGCGGCAGTACCGGCGGCCCAAGAGGCAGGAACAACGGAGGCCGACATAAATGAGTCTGCGCTGTCGACAGGCACAAAGATAGTTGCCGTGGATGTCGTTGGCGAGGATGGGGCAACCGTCCTTATAGAGGGCGATGGCGACCTCCCTTATACCGTTATATGGCTGCCCGATCCCCCGAGAGCTGTTGTGGATATTCCGGGCGTTAGCCTCGATGATATTTCTCCGTCTATGGAGATAAACAATCAATATATCAGCAGCATAAGCGCATCGTCGTATCCGTCCGGAACAGAGACCATAGCAAGGATAGAGATAGGGCTAAAGCCTAACATGAAGCACGAGGTCGAGGACGGCGAAAAAAGTGTTATGGTGACAGTCGTGCCTTCAGCCGAGGAAGATGTTGTGCCTGTATCTACAACGGGGTCTGTGTTGAAGTCGGAACCGGAACCGGAACCTGATCTTCCCAGGGTCGAGAAGATAACGAAGGTCGAATCGTATGCCGAGGGCGGGGTAACGTTTGTCAGCGTGACCGGCAACGGCACCTTTGCCGGCACGTACAAGGCGTTCACGTTAGACGGCCCGCCAAGGCTTGTTGTCGATGTTTTGTCGGTCGGTTCCGATGTCAAGAAGAAGGAACTTGCCGTAAAGGGCGGTTATGTAAAGAACGTTAGGATAGGCGCTCATGCGGACAAGGTAAGGTTCGTGTTTGATGCTGTCGGAAAGACTATGCCGGCATATAATATTTCCGAGCAGGGCGCGGCGTTGGTGTTTGGTTTCGGCGATGCCGCGGCCATAGCGGCTCTTTCCGAGAGAAAGTCACCTGTAAAAACGACCGGGCCGGAACCGAAGTTGGAGCCGTTGGCGAAGCCTGAGCCGGAGTTGGAGACGGTAGCAGAGCCTAAGTCTGCGCCGAAGAAGCCAAAAGGCGAGGTGCCAAGCGCAGTTATAGCGGCTGAGACTACCGTTTTAGAGGATTATGATGAGGGAAAGTTTAACGTTAGAAGGGTTGATGTAAAGAAGCTTAAGAAAAGGATAATGGTCAATATCGAAGGCACATCCAAACCGGAATATAAAGTCAGGGATTCCAAAGACGGGTTGTCCCTGTATATTGATTTCAAGAAGGCATATATACCCGAGGATCTCAGGGTGACGATGGACGCTAGTGAACTCGGCACGAAACTGATGTCTGTTAGCGCCTATCAGCACTCTACCGCGCCGTCTAATATCGTCAGGGTATATATCAAGTTCAAAGAGCCTGTGCAGTACAGCATCAAGGAGACAAGCAGGAATCTCGTCCTTGATTTCCCGCTTACCGTCGAGGATGTTGTTAAAGAAGAAGAGGAAATAGAGGCCAAGAAGAAATATAGCGGATCCAAGGTGCATTTGAACCTCTCCGGGGCCGAGATAAGGGATGTGCTGAGGCTTATTGCCGAGGTGAGCCAGATGAACATAATAGCGGCCGACGAGGTAAGCGGCACAATAACCATGCGTCTCGAGAACGTGCCGTGGGACCAGGCCTTCGACCTTATCCTCGCCAGTAAGGGGCTTGAGAAAATACAGGACGGCAACATCATCAGGGTTGTTACCGTTGAAAGGGCCAGAAAGGAAGTAGAGGCTACGCAGCAGGCAAAAGCCTCGCAAGAGAAAATAGAGGATCTTTTGACCGAGTATATACGCATAAGCTACGACAAGGCGTCCGATCTTTCCGGGCAGGTAAAGGAGCTTCTTAGCCCGCGCGGCACTACAACTGTGCATGAAGGTACCAATACGCTCGTTGTGAGGGATATAGCGTCTGCCATAGCCAATGTTAAGGATTATATAAAGAGAGTCGATATTCCTACACCTCAGGTTCTTATAGAGGCCAGGATAATTTACGCCGAGCGTTCGTTTACACAGGAAATAGGCGTTAAGTGGAATGTGACACAGCAGACGCCTAACCCGAACGCTATTCCGACACCGAGGATAACTACTACCGAGAGCGTTTCTGTCGACGCGACAAGCGGTGTTGGAACTACCGGACAGTTTGCATTTGCTCTTGGCAAACTTATAGGGGCAAACCCCCTTGACTTGGATATTACGCTCCTGGCTGCCGAGAGAAACGGCACAGTGAAGACGATATCAAAGCCGAGCGTTATTACGCTCGACAATAAAGAGGCCAAGATAGAGCAGGGCGAATCCATTCCGTTTGCCACAACATCGGCAGGCGGCACGGAGACCTCGTTTATCGACGCAAATTTGAGCCTTACCGTCACGCCGCATATAACGCCCGATGGCGGCATCTCGATGCAGATAAAAGCCAGCAGCAACTCCATAGGTTCCTACAGAGGCGGCGGCGGCGAACCAAGTATAAACAAGAAAGAGGCCTCCACCGAGGTGCTTGTCAGGGACGGAGAGACAACCGTTATAGGCGGAATTGTCGTGACCGATTCCAATAGCAACAGTAGCGGGGTGCCGTTTTTCATGCACATCCCGGTTATAGGGTGGTTATTTAAGAACAGGCTTGTTACCGAGTCGCAAAAGGAGTTGCTGATATTCATAACGCCGACCATAGTGACTAACTCGCAGATAAACTAA
- the aroC gene encoding chorismate synthase: protein MLRYLTSGESHGKCLVATIEGMPSGLSLSASDVNADLARRQGGYGRGGRQKIEKDTVEYISGVRHGSTLGSPLAMLIENRDWANWSEKMASGPVKGAVEAVTKPRPGHADLAGAMKYFFTDVRNVLERSSARETAARVAVGAVAKKLLKEFGIEVYSYVTSIGGVECSWKKLSSRPDALHEAAEGSEVRCPDAAASKKMIGRIDEVRKAGDSLGGTFEVVITGAPPGLGSHVHWDRKLDAMLAMALMSIQAIKGVQVGMGFKAALTPGSRVHDEIMYRKAQKKRGWWPAGKAFFRPTNNAGGIEGGMSNGEDIRVSAAMKPIPTLYKPLRSVDMITKKPYEASIERSDICAVPAASVVAEAVSAFTIAAAFVEKFGGDSVKELSRNYEGYLKQLSGF from the coding sequence ATGCTTAGATACCTTACATCAGGTGAATCGCACGGCAAGTGCCTCGTTGCCACTATAGAGGGCATGCCGTCCGGGCTTTCTCTTTCGGCCTCGGACGTAAATGCCGATCTCGCAAGGCGCCAGGGCGGTTACGGCAGGGGCGGCAGACAGAAGATAGAGAAGGACACCGTAGAGTACATCTCAGGCGTTCGGCACGGCTCTACACTTGGCTCTCCGCTTGCCATGCTAATCGAGAATAGGGACTGGGCCAATTGGTCGGAGAAAATGGCTTCGGGGCCCGTCAAGGGCGCGGTAGAGGCCGTTACCAAGCCAAGGCCCGGGCACGCTGACCTTGCAGGAGCGATGAAGTATTTTTTCACGGACGTAAGGAACGTGCTCGAACGCTCGAGCGCAAGGGAGACGGCCGCAAGGGTTGCAGTCGGGGCTGTTGCGAAGAAACTTTTAAAAGAGTTCGGCATCGAAGTCTATAGCTATGTCACGTCCATAGGCGGCGTTGAGTGCTCATGGAAAAAGCTTTCTTCGCGCCCGGATGCGCTGCACGAGGCTGCCGAAGGCTCCGAGGTAAGGTGCCCGGACGCTGCGGCTTCGAAGAAGATGATTGGCCGCATAGACGAGGTTAGAAAGGCAGGCGACAGCCTTGGCGGTACGTTCGAGGTTGTTATAACCGGAGCTCCCCCTGGGCTTGGAAGCCACGTGCACTGGGACAGAAAGCTCGATGCAATGCTTGCCATGGCGCTCATGAGCATACAGGCCATAAAGGGCGTGCAGGTGGGCATGGGGTTTAAGGCGGCGCTTACTCCGGGCTCCAGAGTGCATGATGAGATAATGTACCGTAAGGCGCAAAAGAAGCGCGGTTGGTGGCCTGCCGGGAAGGCGTTTTTCAGGCCAACGAACAACGCCGGCGGCATAGAGGGCGGCATGAGTAACGGCGAGGACATACGCGTGAGTGCCGCGATGAAGCCCATTCCGACGCTTTATAAGCCGCTTCGTTCGGTTGACATGATAACGAAGAAGCCTTACGAGGCAAGTATAGAGAGAAGCGACATCTGCGCCGTGCCTGCGGCAAGTGTGGTTGCCGAGGCGGTCTCTGCCTTCACAATAGCCGCAGCCTTTGTCGAAAAGTTCGGGGGCGACTCTGTTAAGGAGCTTTCGCGTAATTACGAGGGCTATCTTAAGCAGCTCTCCGGCTTTTAG
- a CDS encoding shikimate kinase, with protein MNLILTGFMGTGKSTVARRLAAVLSMRHVDTDDMVEASAGRKIKDIFASEGEAAFRALEREALKDALLGDGAVVSTGGGALVTAESRAIAKTRGTVVCLTATVETILKRVGRNDERPLLKGSPDDVRARITELLDAREEAYLDAHIVVDTTSKSVDEVISEIRRYIGR; from the coding sequence ATGAACCTTATACTTACTGGCTTCATGGGTACCGGAAAATCGACCGTGGCAAGGCGTCTTGCCGCGGTCCTTTCCATGAGGCACGTTGATACCGACGATATGGTCGAGGCTTCCGCAGGCAGGAAGATAAAGGATATCTTTGCCTCTGAGGGCGAGGCGGCCTTCAGGGCGCTTGAAAGGGAAGCGCTAAAAGATGCGCTCTTGGGCGACGGAGCCGTTGTCTCTACAGGCGGCGGCGCGCTCGTTACCGCCGAGTCAAGGGCGATTGCAAAAACGCGCGGCACGGTAGTTTGTCTTACGGCAACTGTCGAGACCATACTAAAGCGCGTTGGCAGAAACGACGAAAGGCCGCTTTTGAAGGGCTCGCCAGATGATGTGAGGGCAAGGATAACGGAGCTTTTGGATGCAAGGGAAGAAGCTTACCTGGACGCCCATATCGTTGTAGATACCACAAGCAAGAGCGTTGATGAGGTTATAAGCGAAATAAGGCGCTATATCGGCAGGTAG
- the aroB gene encoding 3-dehydroquinate synthase gives MEKIKVKLDKREDRSYSILIGSGLLDTLGQGMEELGFAGSCALVTNKKVGALYAGRAIKSLKAAGFKVVTVELPDGEQYKSLSSVSRIYDCLIKNRMERTSAVIALGGGIIGDMAGFAAASYLRGVPYVQVPTTLLSQVDSSVGGKTGVNHRLGKNLIGAFYQPSAVFIDTATLSTLDKREFKAGLAEVVKYGVIRDKSFFSFLDDNAATLGASNAASSPALIDAIARSCAVKAEIVGLDERESGIRSILNFGHTFGHAIEAATGYKKYKHGEAVAIGMVMAAEFSRVLGLTTTGTVERIVGLSKALGLPTSRKGVSATGLLKYMRLDKKVKAGAIRFVLVKALGKVVLQEAGEAEIRGFLANFRGF, from the coding sequence ATGGAAAAGATAAAGGTAAAATTGGACAAAAGAGAAGACCGTTCGTACTCGATACTCATAGGTAGCGGCCTTCTCGATACGCTTGGACAGGGCATGGAGGAACTCGGGTTCGCGGGCTCGTGCGCGCTTGTGACAAATAAGAAGGTCGGCGCGCTTTATGCCGGGCGGGCCATCAAGTCCTTGAAGGCCGCAGGCTTCAAGGTTGTAACCGTCGAGCTTCCGGACGGAGAGCAGTATAAATCGCTTTCTTCTGTCTCCAGGATATACGACTGTCTCATTAAGAACAGGATGGAGCGGACCTCTGCTGTCATTGCCCTTGGCGGCGGCATTATCGGCGACATGGCAGGGTTTGCCGCTGCTTCTTATCTTCGCGGTGTGCCATACGTTCAGGTGCCAACCACTCTTCTATCCCAGGTCGACAGCTCGGTTGGCGGAAAAACAGGCGTTAACCACAGGCTCGGTAAAAACCTCATCGGCGCGTTCTATCAGCCAAGTGCCGTGTTCATAGATACCGCGACACTTTCAACCCTTGATAAGCGCGAGTTCAAGGCAGGGCTTGCCGAGGTCGTTAAGTACGGCGTCATACGCGATAAAAGCTTTTTTTCGTTTCTCGATGATAACGCCGCAACACTCGGGGCTTCGAATGCCGCTTCCTCGCCCGCTCTTATCGACGCCATAGCAAGGTCATGCGCTGTAAAGGCCGAGATAGTCGGCTTGGATGAAAGAGAGAGCGGAATAAGGAGCATACTAAACTTCGGCCACACATTTGGCCATGCCATAGAGGCTGCCACTGGATATAAGAAGTATAAGCACGGCGAGGCAGTTGCAATAGGCATGGTCATGGCAGCTGAGTTCTCAAGGGTTTTAGGGCTTACGACAACAGGTACTGTTGAGCGTATAGTAGGGTTATCCAAGGCCCTTGGGTTGCCTACCTCCCGTAAGGGCGTGTCAGCCACGGGGCTACTTAAGTACATGCGCCTGGATAAGAAGGTCAAGGCCGGGGCCATACGTTTTGTGCTGGTAAAGGCCCTTGGAAAGGTGGTTTTACAGGAGGCCGGGGAAGCTGAAATAAGGGGGTTTTTAGCCAATTTTAGGGGTTTTTAG
- a CDS encoding roadblock/LC7 domain-containing protein: MDFQAVLKEMVDRVNGGVAATIMANDGIPLQNYVKAGGTCDLESLGVEYGKVMVELKKAAEVLSLGGIEELVITSGGLKVVIRIVSPEYFAVFALTPEGNVGKAKYYLKRAAQNVAKELAA, from the coding sequence ATGGATTTTCAGGCCGTATTAAAGGAAATGGTTGATAGGGTAAACGGAGGCGTTGCTGCCACCATAATGGCAAACGACGGCATACCGCTGCAAAATTATGTAAAGGCCGGGGGCACATGCGACCTTGAGTCCCTCGGTGTCGAGTACGGCAAGGTGATGGTGGAGCTTAAGAAGGCAGCCGAAGTGCTAAGCCTTGGCGGCATAGAGGAGCTTGTCATAACATCCGGCGGATTGAAGGTCGTTATCCGCATAGTATCGCCCGAGTACTTCGCGGTATTCGCGCTTACGCCAGAGGGTAACGTCGGCAAGGCAAAGTACTATCTAAAGAGGGCCGCGCAAAACGTCGCAAAGGAGCTGGCTGCGTAA